A DNA window from Acetobacter ghanensis contains the following coding sequences:
- a CDS encoding IS701 family transposase encodes MVSVTLVSGEVPLMLSLRLFLPESWTGDVARMDKAGVPRALQDYRTKPEIALEEIDRVIAAGVRFGCVLADAGYGLSAPFRQALTARGLCWAVGIPRHQKVYPDDVQLIFPVAGRGRPRMRHVPDVTSVAAHTMLEGAKWRQVSWRKGTKRRLTARFAAIRVRIADGAPQRIGSAGAQHMPGEEAWLVGSIARMANANTISRTYQPTRQSRFWLARSKRAGYANRLISNSRKSWAWITLRDDPGADFTAMP; translated from the coding sequence ATGGTCTCTGTGACACTGGTTTCGGGTGAAGTTCCGCTGATGCTGAGCCTGCGATTGTTCCTGCCGGAAAGCTGGACAGGCGACGTCGCGCGCATGGATAAGGCAGGCGTACCTCGTGCCTTACAGGACTACCGTACGAAGCCTGAAATCGCGCTTGAGGAAATTGATCGCGTCATCGCAGCAGGCGTACGCTTCGGTTGTGTGCTGGCTGATGCGGGTTACGGGTTGTCAGCCCCGTTTCGGCAGGCACTGACCGCACGGGGTCTTTGCTGGGCTGTCGGCATTCCACGACACCAGAAGGTCTATCCCGACGATGTTCAACTGATCTTTCCGGTTGCAGGCCGTGGTCGCCCACGGATGCGGCACGTTCCGGATGTCACGTCCGTGGCTGCACACACCATGCTCGAAGGGGCAAAGTGGCGGCAGGTCAGTTGGCGCAAGGGAACGAAAAGACGTCTGACGGCTCGGTTCGCGGCCATACGCGTACGCATCGCGGATGGCGCACCCCAGAGGATCGGCTCTGCCGGGGCCCAGCACATGCCGGGCGAAGAAGCCTGGCTTGTGGGGAGCATCGCTCGAATGGCGAACGCAAATACTATCTCTCGAACTTACCAGCCGACACGCCAATCAAGGTTCTGGCTGGCGCGATCAAAGCGCGCTGGATATGCGAACAGGCTCATCAGCAACTCAAGGAAGAGCTGGGCCTGGATCACTTTGAGGGACGATCCTGGAGCGGACTTCACCGCCATGCCTTGA
- a CDS encoding IS256 family transposase: MSIDKDLLDRLMEGRSPGDLFGKTGILSELTKALAERALSTEMNIHLAEERADDASAENNLPPNRRNGRSQKTVTTESGKVVLDIPRDRNGTFDPLLIAKYQRRFPEFDRKIISMYARGMTTREIQGHIEEIYGVEASPSLISAITDAVMEEVAAWQNRPLEPCYPIVFMDAIRVNIRSDGTVSNKAVFIALAILPDGTRDILGLWFQENEGAKFWAKVVSDLRNRGVQDILIAVVDGLKGFPQAIEAAFPRTRIQTCIVHLLRHSMSFASYKDRKAVATALKAIYTAVDASEAEAALGRFEESDLARQYPAIAPSWRRAWNEVIPFLDYLPEARRLIYTTNAIEALNAKIRRAVRTYGHFPSDEAAAKLIYLALNATSSEWKRSVSEWYAVRCQLAIMFEDRFPMA, translated from the coding sequence ATGAGCATTGATAAAGACCTCCTGGACCGCCTGATGGAAGGACGTTCCCCCGGCGACCTGTTTGGCAAGACCGGCATACTCTCGGAATTGACGAAGGCACTGGCGGAACGAGCGCTCAGCACGGAGATGAACATTCATCTCGCCGAAGAACGCGCCGATGACGCCTCTGCCGAGAACAACCTGCCGCCCAATCGCAGAAACGGCAGAAGCCAGAAGACCGTGACCACGGAGAGCGGTAAAGTTGTTCTGGATATTCCCCGGGACCGGAATGGCACGTTTGACCCGCTGTTGATCGCCAAATATCAGCGTCGCTTTCCCGAGTTCGACCGCAAGATTATCAGCATGTATGCCCGGGGCATGACGACCCGCGAGATCCAGGGGCATATCGAAGAAATCTACGGCGTTGAGGCCTCGCCGAGCCTCATTTCCGCGATTACTGACGCAGTGATGGAGGAGGTTGCCGCCTGGCAGAACCGCCCGCTGGAACCGTGCTATCCGATTGTCTTCATGGACGCGATCCGGGTCAATATCCGCAGTGACGGGACTGTTTCGAACAAGGCCGTCTTCATAGCTCTTGCGATCCTGCCTGACGGCACACGGGACATTCTGGGGCTGTGGTTCCAGGAAAATGAAGGAGCCAAATTCTGGGCCAAGGTCGTCAGTGACCTGCGCAATCGGGGAGTGCAGGATATCCTGATCGCCGTCGTCGACGGGCTGAAGGGTTTTCCGCAGGCTATCGAAGCGGCTTTCCCCAGGACCCGCATTCAGACATGCATCGTTCACCTGCTGCGTCATTCCATGAGCTTTGCCAGCTACAAGGACCGCAAGGCCGTCGCCACCGCTCTAAAGGCAATCTATACGGCAGTGGACGCCAGCGAGGCCGAGGCAGCCCTCGGCAGGTTTGAGGAAAGCGATCTGGCCAGGCAATACCCGGCCATCGCGCCCAGTTGGCGCAGGGCCTGGAATGAGGTCATTCCGTTCCTTGATTACCTCCCGGAAGCACGCAGGCTGATTTACACAACGAATGCCATTGAAGCTCTGAACGCAAAGATCCGTCGTGCCGTGCGCACCTATGGCCACTTCCCCAGTGACGAGGCCGCAGCAAAATTGATTTACCTGGCGCTCAATGCTACCTCATCAGAGTGGAAGCGCTCAGTAAGCGAATGGTATGCTGTCAGATGCCAGCTCGCCATCATGTTCGAAGACCGTTTCCCAATGGCCTGA
- a CDS encoding MarR family winged helix-turn-helix transcriptional regulator encodes MTQSKDTWLALDQQVCFPLYAATNMLQKLYQPLLQPLGLTYTKYLVMMVLWEAERQSAEVTVGDLQTCLYLDVATMSPLLKRMEKLGFIVRRRSRSDERKVMITLTVMGIELRERACTIPEQLVTKLEVNLESLISFRQEAQSLVETLATKLRET; translated from the coding sequence ATGACTCAGAGCAAAGACACGTGGCTTGCGCTCGATCAACAGGTTTGTTTTCCATTATACGCAGCCACCAACATGCTTCAGAAACTCTATCAGCCGCTGCTGCAACCCTTAGGTCTCACTTATACTAAATACCTAGTCATGATGGTACTCTGGGAAGCCGAAAGACAAAGCGCAGAAGTGACCGTGGGAGATCTGCAGACTTGTCTTTATCTTGATGTGGCAACAATGTCTCCACTGCTCAAACGTATGGAAAAACTGGGTTTCATCGTTAGAAGAAGAAGCCGTAGTGACGAGCGCAAAGTAATGATCACTCTCACTGTCATGGGTATCGAGTTGCGTGAACGCGCATGCACCATTCCCGAACAACTCGTAACCAAACTAGAAGTCAATCTTGAGTCTCTTATCAGCTTCAGGCAAGAGGCCCAGTCTCTTGTAGAAACACTGGCCACCAAACTACGAGAGACTTAA
- a CDS encoding methyl-accepting chemotaxis protein, translating to MAGLAQSEAEQASQVATDAIEAISRMEQSSQEISNIIGLINKISMQTNILSLNAGVEAARAGEFGRGFAVVASEIRALAERSANASKEIAALITKAAADVISGATQVHNAREALERITSQVIEINEVITKIATESQSQSAGLNEVKVAIRSLEQTTLKNAAIAEESAATAQKLVMMSNELSRDVSIFKMDSNARNIASNPLLNVNNVDY from the coding sequence ATGGCTGGATTAGCACAATCAGAAGCAGAGCAAGCTAGTCAGGTCGCGACTGATGCAATAGAAGCGATTAGTAGGATGGAACAATCCTCACAAGAAATCTCAAATATTATTGGTTTAATCAATAAAATTTCCATGCAGACAAATATTTTGTCACTCAATGCTGGTGTTGAAGCGGCAAGAGCCGGTGAGTTCGGGCGTGGTTTTGCAGTCGTCGCAAGTGAGATTCGCGCACTAGCTGAGCGTTCTGCAAACGCCAGCAAGGAAATAGCCGCGTTAATCACAAAAGCTGCTGCTGATGTCATCTCTGGTGCCACACAGGTACATAACGCCAGAGAAGCTTTGGAACGTATCACAAGCCAGGTCATCGAAATCAACGAAGTTATTACCAAAATTGCAACTGAATCCCAATCACAATCTGCCGGGTTGAACGAAGTGAAAGTCGCGATTAGAAGCTTGGAACAAACAACATTAAAAAATGCTGCCATAGCTGAAGAAAGTGCCGCTACAGCACAAAAATTAGTCATGATGTCAAATGAACTATCTCGTGACGTTTCAATATTCAAAATGGATTCTAATGCAAGAAATATAGCCTCTAATCCACTTCTTAATGTCAACAATGTTGATTATTGA
- a CDS encoding sensor domain-containing diguanylate cyclase: MNDKFIRYALDNSAIVAMTDSKGTITFVNQKFCEISGYGEKELIGFNHRILRSGIHHKEFFLQMYRTISAGHIWHGEICNRKKDGSLYWVDTTIVPHFAESGTGMVDGYVAIRFDISTRKDLEKELQINISNLELTANTDFLTDLPNRRLFCKHIEELIKQSSKKSETFHIAILDIDMFKEINDSFGHEIGDYLLKIIASRLKSIVSDRVFIARLGGDEFGIILNKKQASKILNFVKKF, translated from the coding sequence ATGAACGACAAATTTATTCGTTATGCTTTGGATAACTCTGCAATTGTAGCAATGACAGATTCCAAAGGCACCATAACCTTTGTAAATCAAAAATTTTGTGAAATTAGTGGTTATGGTGAAAAGGAATTAATTGGTTTTAATCATAGAATATTACGCTCTGGAATTCATCATAAAGAATTTTTCTTGCAGATGTATCGTACAATCTCAGCTGGCCACATCTGGCACGGAGAAATATGTAACCGAAAGAAAGATGGCTCCCTCTATTGGGTTGATACCACAATTGTTCCTCACTTCGCTGAATCAGGAACTGGCATGGTTGATGGTTATGTAGCAATACGTTTCGATATTTCTACAAGAAAAGATCTTGAAAAAGAGCTTCAGATAAATATTAGCAATCTTGAGTTAACAGCAAATACGGATTTCCTTACAGACTTGCCTAACCGCCGATTGTTTTGCAAGCATATTGAAGAGTTGATAAAACAGAGTAGCAAAAAGTCAGAAACATTTCATATTGCCATATTAGATATAGATATGTTCAAAGAAATAAATGATTCTTTTGGCCATGAAATAGGTGACTATCTTCTGAAAATAATTGCATCTCGCCTAAAGAGCATTGTAAGTGATCGTGTTTTTATTGCCAGGTTAGGTGGTGATGAATTCGGTATAATATTAAATAAAAAACAAGCATCAAAAATCTTGAATTTTGTGAAAAAATTCTAG
- a CDS encoding putative bifunctional diguanylate cyclase/phosphodiesterase — protein MRYCSASMGCAIFPQHGQNRPTLLQAADIALYRAKELGRNRFKVFNNQTMDVIKSKSQILSDFNLALKNKEVKFFYQPILYPSSLHNVSFEALVRWDHPTLGLLNPGSFHTVFTDPATCAVFGIYMLESIFEDMSIMLDHGIQFSRVGINLTDADFRSDAFIDLFSRSCVETGIGPERFCVEVTESILLGQEQKRIEQRLRQLHTMGVEIALDDFGTGYASLTHLREFPIDRLKIDQRFVSNIETSTDDQVIVHGIIDIAHGLGKTVTAEGVETIQQAKTLLSMQCDSLQGWLFSKAYPVVNLASVLKKIPDVFNKFDHTSHKKHKNKHKNKNNHDNN, from the coding sequence ATTCGTTATTGTTCAGCAAGCATGGGATGTGCAATTTTTCCTCAACATGGTCAGAATCGCCCTACCTTACTTCAGGCAGCAGATATAGCACTTTATCGTGCCAAAGAGTTGGGACGCAATAGATTTAAAGTATTCAACAATCAAACGATGGATGTAATCAAGAGCAAATCTCAAATTTTATCAGACTTCAATCTTGCTTTAAAAAATAAAGAAGTGAAATTTTTCTACCAGCCAATATTATATCCTTCCTCCCTCCATAACGTGTCGTTCGAAGCTCTCGTAAGATGGGATCATCCAACACTCGGTCTTCTGAATCCCGGTTCTTTTCATACTGTTTTTACTGATCCGGCCACATGTGCTGTCTTTGGAATTTACATGCTGGAAAGCATATTCGAGGACATGTCGATTATGCTTGATCATGGCATTCAATTTAGTAGAGTTGGCATTAATCTGACGGATGCAGATTTTCGTTCTGATGCTTTTATTGATCTCTTTTCCCGTAGTTGTGTCGAAACAGGAATTGGTCCTGAGCGTTTTTGTGTCGAAGTGACAGAAAGTATACTGTTGGGCCAAGAGCAAAAACGAATTGAACAGAGATTACGCCAATTACATACCATGGGGGTCGAAATAGCATTGGATGATTTTGGCACAGGCTACGCTTCTTTAACTCACCTGCGTGAGTTCCCGATTGACCGATTAAAAATTGACCAACGTTTTGTTTCTAATATTGAAACCTCAACTGATGATCAGGTAATCGTTCACGGTATCATTGATATTGCTCATGGATTAGGTAAGACTGTTACTGCTGAAGGCGTTGAGACTATTCAGCAAGCCAAAACTCTTCTTAGTATGCAATGTGATTCTCTACAAGGTTGGCTTTTCAGCAAAGCATATCCTGTTGTAAATCTTGCTTCAGTATTAAAAAAAATACCAGACGTTTTTAATAAATTTGATCACACGTCACATAAAAAACACAAAAATAAACACAAAAATAAAAACAATCACGATAATAATTAA
- a CDS encoding IS3 family transposase codes for MGKITRKRYAAEFKSRVALEAIRGELTLAELASKHGVHQTMIAQWKRQAIEGMAATFSGKTVSAPPVSPADVEKLHAKIGELLVERDFLRDASARLGVYYRPVPQSEANLALMRLIDAQFLETPYYGSRQMTWHLRRLGHDVGRKRVRRLMAIMGLRAIYQKPRTTVPHPEHRKYPYLLRNLVIDRPNQVWCSDITYIPMKRGFLYLVAIMDWFTRKILSWRLSNTMDAEFCIEALQDALTRYGAPEIFNTDQGSQFTTPRFTEILEERQIRISMDGRGRWLDNVFIERLWRSLKYECVYLHAFETGSELRVGLTKWIAHYNGQRPHTALAGRTPDEAYHGAPTPSGPGLTPDQMVNSNAVRMAA; via the coding sequence ATGGGCAAGATTACGCGCAAGAGGTATGCGGCGGAGTTCAAATCACGGGTTGCCCTGGAAGCGATCCGTGGGGAACTGACGCTGGCGGAACTGGCTTCGAAACATGGGGTGCATCAGACGATGATCGCCCAGTGGAAACGGCAGGCGATCGAGGGGATGGCAGCGACCTTTTCCGGGAAGACGGTTTCCGCGCCCCCGGTCAGTCCGGCTGATGTGGAAAAACTACACGCGAAGATAGGCGAACTACTCGTGGAACGGGATTTTTTACGCGATGCCTCTGCTCGGTTGGGCGTGTACTATCGGCCTGTGCCACAGAGCGAGGCCAATCTGGCGTTGATGCGGCTGATCGATGCCCAGTTCCTGGAAACGCCGTATTATGGTTCGCGGCAGATGACATGGCATCTGCGTCGCCTGGGGCATGACGTTGGTCGCAAGCGGGTCCGGCGGCTCATGGCGATCATGGGTCTGCGGGCGATCTACCAGAAGCCGCGCACGACTGTGCCGCATCCGGAGCATCGGAAATATCCCTATCTGCTACGGAATCTGGTCATCGACCGGCCCAACCAGGTCTGGTGTTCCGATATCACGTATATTCCCATGAAACGGGGTTTTCTCTATCTCGTGGCGATCATGGACTGGTTCACGCGCAAGATCCTGTCCTGGCGTCTGTCGAACACGATGGACGCGGAGTTCTGTATTGAGGCGCTACAGGATGCCCTTACGCGCTATGGCGCCCCGGAAATTTTCAATACGGACCAGGGCTCACAATTCACGACGCCCCGTTTTACCGAGATCCTGGAAGAGCGTCAGATCCGTATCAGCATGGATGGACGTGGGCGCTGGCTGGACAACGTGTTCATCGAGCGTCTGTGGCGGTCGCTGAAATACGAATGCGTTTACCTGCATGCGTTCGAGACGGGTTCAGAACTTCGAGTGGGGCTCACGAAATGGATCGCACATTATAACGGGCAACGTCCCCATACGGCTCTGGCTGGACGAACGCCTGATGAGGCATATCATGGCGCGCCGACACCATCTGGTCCGGGGTTAACCCCGGACCAGATGGTCAACAGCAACGCCGTCAGAATGGCGGCATAA
- a CDS encoding chloride channel protein, whose product MFFSFIQSAETKNPKHQTSRIKRKILLKKRQWQDLAIYWIGAILVGIIAVIFAELGDYAADIRNHLIDISPYSMLCVAPVGMAVITWITRVVFNGAQGSGIPQTIATLHIHNFELIDKILSIKITIGKILMTTLGLICGASIGREGPSVQIGASVMHAFSRLLGKNGEITRHGMILAGGAAGMAAAFNTPLAGIVFAIEELAHSFEQKASGRTLAIIIFSGVTSIAFLGNYTYFGRSNTAIPLGSAWIAVGVCGVLGGTAGGIFSRIVIAISEGRFFSISVFQQNRPITFAACCGFVLALLGLESHGATYGTGYLQANGIVNGYLHYPASFFIMKYISMLVTFASGIPGGMFAPSLAIGAGLGGWISPFLPHTTSAGVVLLGMAAYFCGVAQSPLTATIIVMEICDNQQITLALLSTSFLAYAVSRIICPTPLYTVLAKKFARKQLDISVKVES is encoded by the coding sequence ATGTTTTTTTCCTTTATTCAATCGGCTGAAACGAAAAATCCTAAACATCAAACTAGCCGGATAAAACGAAAAATCCTATTAAAAAAACGCCAATGGCAAGACTTAGCCATATATTGGATCGGTGCTATACTAGTAGGAATAATTGCTGTTATATTTGCCGAATTAGGCGATTATGCAGCCGATATTCGCAATCATCTAATTGATATTAGTCCATACAGCATGTTATGTGTGGCTCCTGTAGGAATGGCAGTTATTACGTGGATAACGCGAGTCGTATTCAATGGGGCCCAAGGCTCTGGCATTCCTCAAACAATAGCAACATTACACATTCATAATTTTGAATTAATCGATAAAATATTATCAATAAAAATAACAATTGGTAAAATATTAATGACAACATTAGGTTTGATTTGCGGAGCATCAATAGGTCGCGAGGGGCCTAGTGTTCAAATCGGTGCATCTGTCATGCATGCTTTTTCACGCCTGCTCGGAAAAAATGGGGAAATAACTCGGCATGGTATGATACTTGCAGGCGGTGCTGCTGGGATGGCTGCGGCTTTTAATACACCGTTAGCAGGCATAGTTTTTGCTATTGAGGAATTGGCTCATTCCTTCGAGCAAAAAGCATCGGGACGAACGCTAGCAATTATAATATTTTCTGGAGTTACATCAATAGCATTTTTAGGAAACTATACTTATTTTGGACGTTCGAACACTGCGATCCCATTAGGATCAGCATGGATAGCCGTTGGCGTTTGTGGCGTATTGGGTGGAACCGCTGGGGGAATATTTTCTCGCATCGTGATTGCTATATCTGAAGGAAGATTTTTTTCAATTTCGGTGTTTCAACAAAATAGGCCCATTACTTTTGCTGCTTGCTGCGGTTTTGTTCTTGCCCTGTTAGGTTTGGAATCACACGGAGCAACCTATGGCACTGGTTATTTACAGGCCAATGGAATAGTAAATGGTTATCTTCATTACCCTGCTTCGTTTTTCATAATGAAATACATTTCTATGCTGGTTACTTTTGCTTCTGGTATCCCTGGAGGTATGTTCGCGCCCTCTTTAGCTATCGGCGCTGGCTTGGGAGGGTGGATTAGTCCATTTCTCCCTCATACTACCTCGGCTGGAGTAGTCTTATTGGGAATGGCCGCGTATTTCTGTGGAGTAGCACAGTCTCCTCTAACAGCAACTATCATTGTTATGGAAATCTGTGATAATCAGCAAATTACGCTTGCCTTGTTATCAACATCTTTTCTCGCGTATGCTGTTTCCCGTATTATATGCCCAACCCCGTTATATACAGTCCTTGCAAAGAAATTTGCACGGAAACAACTTGATATTTCTGTAAAAGTTGAATCTTAA
- a CDS encoding helix-turn-helix transcriptional regulator — translation MVPDTHNALLPLGDTLLERIQSCESISTMQELAFEIRDNSGAAHLTYHFLSNPWVREGGELGVTTYPLSWQILYTEKNLVHSDPVVRTALTSALPFLWSEIKILSQKEKRVMQLFSEQNMGKDGMSIPLRGLRGEVGLLTITSRNIHDFGRDRRRVYAATFSQIGAYMHEWFANYGGRREALAPPRLSIRERECLAYHGEGLMTQEVSYRLNISEATVRLYLATARHKLCAQTTCGAVAKAIKFGLI, via the coding sequence ATGGTTCCTGACACACACAATGCGCTTCTTCCCCTAGGGGATACCCTTCTCGAACGCATTCAGTCATGCGAAAGCATCTCGACAATGCAGGAGTTGGCATTCGAGATCAGGGATAATAGTGGCGCGGCCCATCTTACCTACCACTTTCTATCCAACCCTTGGGTTAGAGAGGGAGGAGAATTGGGGGTCACGACATACCCGCTGTCATGGCAAATCTTATATACTGAAAAAAATCTTGTTCATTCAGATCCGGTAGTCCGTACTGCACTAACCAGCGCACTTCCTTTTTTGTGGTCAGAAATAAAGATACTTTCTCAGAAAGAGAAACGGGTCATGCAGCTTTTTTCTGAACAGAATATGGGCAAGGATGGAATGTCCATTCCGTTAAGAGGGTTACGTGGTGAAGTGGGTCTTCTGACGATAACCAGTCGCAATATCCATGATTTCGGGCGAGATCGGCGAAGGGTTTATGCGGCAACATTCTCTCAGATTGGTGCATACATGCATGAATGGTTTGCTAATTATGGAGGGCGTCGAGAGGCTCTGGCGCCTCCTCGGTTATCCATTCGCGAACGAGAATGTCTTGCTTACCATGGCGAGGGTTTGATGACGCAGGAAGTGTCTTACAGACTGAATATCTCTGAAGCGACTGTAAGACTTTATCTTGCGACGGCTCGGCATAAACTTTGTGCACAAACAACCTGCGGGGCTGTGGCAAAAGCAATTAAATTCGGGTTGATATAA
- a CDS encoding acyl-homoserine-lactone synthase: MIKVFSYNQRQDHGQTYSQMLRARAIVFSDRLNWDVNVVNGKEEDEYDREYNPLYFVAERPDGSHATSMRIIPTTGPTMLRDKFHSFFPDCPDIYSPTIWESTRYCATLRPGEIHYTGELARTLCQTCLENGITHLTGIFFRPMLRIYERAGWPPEPIMSAQLDGKMITLATFDVSQARLDEINKKFALAA, encoded by the coding sequence ATGATAAAAGTATTCAGTTACAATCAAAGACAGGACCACGGTCAAACATATTCACAAATGCTTCGAGCGCGTGCAATTGTTTTTTCAGATCGCCTGAACTGGGACGTTAATGTCGTAAATGGAAAAGAAGAAGACGAATATGACCGGGAGTATAACCCACTCTATTTTGTAGCAGAGCGGCCTGATGGTTCACACGCAACATCCATGCGTATTATTCCCACCACAGGACCGACAATGTTGCGTGACAAATTTCATTCATTTTTTCCAGATTGCCCGGATATTTATAGTCCAACAATATGGGAAAGCACCCGTTACTGCGCGACATTACGACCTGGTGAGATACATTATACAGGTGAGTTAGCACGCACTCTGTGTCAAACGTGCCTCGAAAACGGAATTACTCATCTTACAGGTATCTTTTTTCGGCCAATGTTACGGATTTATGAGCGTGCGGGCTGGCCACCTGAACCTATTATGAGTGCTCAACTCGACGGGAAGATGATTACGCTTGCCACGTTTGATGTGTCGCAGGCGCGTCTTGACGAAATTAATAAAAAATTTGCATTGGCCGCTTAA
- a CDS encoding IS5 family transposase yields the protein MMTQSGFFDVEERLARLSGLGDQLEAFSRIVDFEVFRPELNKALAYSDGRKGGRPPFDPVLMFKILLIQTLNNLSDERTEYLINDRLSFMRFLGLGLSDRVPDARTVWLFRERLTQAGAIDVLFNRFDATLRNAGYLPMSGQILDATLVAAPKQRNTNEEKADLREGRIPQDWQDKPSKLSHKDRHARWTLKFTKAKRQDDGTIPSTDLAIPFFGYKSHISIDRKFRLIRKWKTTDAATSDGARLREGLLGRSNTASDVWADTAYRSKANEDFMEKQDFVSKVHRKKPHLKPMPRHIQRSNAGKSIIRSRVEHVFADQKSQTGLFVRTVGITRATMRIGLANIVYNMRRFLLLKRINAIA from the coding sequence CTGATGACGCAGTCTGGTTTCTTTGATGTTGAAGAGCGGCTTGCTCGGTTGAGTGGGCTTGGTGACCAACTTGAAGCATTTTCCCGGATTGTGGATTTTGAGGTGTTCCGTCCGGAGTTGAACAAGGCACTGGCCTATTCAGACGGAAGAAAAGGCGGGCGTCCTCCGTTTGATCCAGTGCTGATGTTCAAAATTCTGCTCATCCAGACGCTGAACAATTTGTCCGACGAACGGACGGAATACCTGATCAACGACCGCCTGTCCTTCATGCGCTTCCTTGGTCTAGGGCTGTCTGACCGCGTGCCTGATGCCAGGACCGTCTGGCTGTTCCGGGAACGTCTGACACAGGCGGGAGCAATTGATGTTTTGTTCAACCGCTTTGATGCGACCCTGCGGAATGCCGGTTATCTCCCCATGTCAGGCCAGATCCTGGACGCGACACTGGTAGCGGCCCCGAAGCAGCGCAATACCAATGAGGAGAAGGCCGATCTGCGGGAAGGACGGATCCCACAGGATTGGCAGGACAAGCCGTCAAAGCTGTCCCATAAAGATCGTCATGCGCGATGGACGCTGAAGTTCACCAAAGCAAAGCGTCAGGATGACGGGACGATCCCGTCTACGGATCTCGCCATCCCTTTCTTTGGCTATAAATCGCATATTTCCATCGACCGGAAATTTCGGCTGATCCGCAAATGGAAAACGACGGATGCCGCTACCAGCGATGGTGCCAGACTACGTGAGGGGCTTCTTGGTCGCAGCAATACGGCGTCTGATGTCTGGGCCGACACGGCCTATCGCTCAAAAGCCAACGAAGACTTCATGGAAAAGCAGGACTTTGTTTCGAAGGTCCATCGCAAGAAGCCTCATCTCAAACCCATGCCCCGGCATATCCAGCGGTCCAATGCCGGAAAATCCATTATCCGGTCTCGTGTCGAGCATGTCTTTGCGGATCAGAAATCGCAAACGGGATTATTCGTCCGGACCGTGGGCATTACCCGAGCCACCATGAGGATCGGACTGGCCAATATCGTCTATAATATGCGTCGCTTTCTTCTCCTGAAGCGGATTAACGCGATCGCGTAG
- a CDS encoding AbrB/MazE/SpoVT family DNA-binding domain-containing protein yields the protein MKAVVKKWGNSASVRIPASVLAAAGLKLDQPVDVREESGRVIIEPVTVAEYDLADLLAGITPENVHSEVNFGAAVGGERL from the coding sequence ATGAAGGCTGTGGTAAAAAAGTGGGGAAATAGTGCGTCTGTCCGCATCCCCGCCTCAGTGTTGGCAGCGGCTGGTTTGAAGCTGGATCAGCCGGTCGATGTGCGCGAGGAAAGTGGTCGCGTCATCATCGAGCCAGTCACAGTCGCAGAATACGATCTGGCGGATCTGTTGGCAGGGATTACCCCGGAGAATGTTCATTCCGAAGTAAATTTCGGAGCAGCGGTCGGCGGAGAACGTCTCTGA
- the mazF gene encoding endoribonuclease MazF, protein MAVYVPDAGDIVWLDFSPQTGHEQAGHRPAVVLSPVAYNRIGLMLCCPLTTKQKGYPFEVAIDNYRQSAVLADQVQSLDWRARCAKKKGRVSEKELSEIRAKARALIGK, encoded by the coding sequence ATGGCCGTCTATGTGCCAGATGCCGGCGATATCGTCTGGCTCGATTTTTCGCCGCAGACTGGACACGAGCAGGCCGGTCATCGACCTGCCGTCGTTCTCTCGCCGGTGGCTTATAATCGGATTGGCCTGATGCTGTGCTGCCCGCTGACCACCAAACAGAAGGGCTATCCCTTCGAAGTCGCAATCGACAACTATCGGCAGAGCGCGGTTCTTGCGGATCAAGTGCAGTCACTCGACTGGCGGGCGCGTTGTGCGAAGAAGAAAGGTCGTGTGTCTGAGAAAGAACTATCGGAAATCCGAGCGAAAGCCCGCGCACTGATCGGCAAATAA